Proteins encoded together in one Terriglobus saanensis SP1PR4 window:
- a CDS encoding M20 metallopeptidase family protein produces the protein MRIPFAPALLLSTFAAVNSAAAQTMSTADMVAMYKDLHAHPELSHHEERTSAILAKGLRSAGYTVTEHVGVYPDGSKAFGVIGILKNGSGPTVLVRGDMDALPVTEETGVAYASKVTAITATGATTGVMQACGHDVHTTVLLATARNLAQEKSKWHGTLMILGQPSEETIDGAKAMLADHLYERFGTPNRIVGLHDTNVLAAGRVGVPSGPAMASSQTIDVTIRGIGGHGSMPDLGKDPIVIAAAFIQQIQTIVSRQEDPRDPAVVTVGSIHGGTKANIIPNEVKLELTTRAFSDHAREVIHTGIRNAARGVAIAAGLPEDLYPIVTILPNEATSVNFNNEAQAARVKAAMTTALGAANVTDFRPMMGSEDFGLLGLAATPHIPTTFFWLGAMYPDRFAAAQAKGQLLPGIHTSRFEPDPEPTLHTGAIALTAATLELLKP, from the coding sequence ATGCGCATACCCTTTGCTCCAGCTCTCCTGCTCAGCACCTTCGCCGCAGTTAATAGCGCCGCCGCACAAACCATGTCCACCGCCGACATGGTCGCCATGTACAAAGATCTCCACGCGCATCCGGAGCTCTCCCACCACGAGGAGCGCACTTCGGCGATCCTCGCCAAGGGCCTCCGCTCTGCCGGATACACCGTCACCGAGCACGTAGGCGTCTACCCGGACGGCAGCAAAGCCTTCGGCGTCATCGGCATCCTGAAGAACGGCAGCGGCCCCACCGTCCTCGTGCGCGGCGATATGGACGCCCTCCCCGTCACGGAAGAGACCGGCGTCGCCTATGCCAGCAAGGTCACCGCCATCACCGCGACAGGCGCGACCACCGGCGTGATGCAAGCCTGCGGACACGACGTGCACACCACCGTCCTCCTCGCCACCGCGCGGAACCTTGCGCAGGAGAAGTCGAAGTGGCACGGCACGCTCATGATCCTCGGCCAGCCTTCCGAAGAGACCATCGACGGAGCGAAGGCCATGCTCGCAGACCATCTCTACGAGCGCTTCGGCACACCCAACCGCATCGTCGGCCTGCATGACACCAACGTGCTCGCGGCGGGACGTGTCGGCGTTCCCAGCGGTCCGGCCATGGCCAGCTCTCAGACGATCGACGTCACCATTCGTGGCATCGGCGGACACGGTTCCATGCCCGATCTCGGCAAAGATCCCATCGTCATCGCCGCCGCCTTCATTCAGCAGATCCAGACCATCGTCAGCCGCCAGGAAGACCCGCGCGACCCCGCCGTCGTCACCGTCGGTTCCATTCACGGCGGCACCAAGGCCAACATTATCCCGAACGAGGTCAAGCTCGAACTCACCACGCGCGCCTTCTCCGACCACGCCCGCGAGGTCATCCACACCGGCATCCGCAACGCCGCACGCGGAGTCGCCATCGCCGCAGGCCTGCCGGAAGACCTCTATCCCATCGTCACCATCCTGCCCAATGAGGCGACCTCCGTAAACTTCAACAACGAGGCCCAGGCCGCGCGAGTGAAAGCAGCGATGACCACGGCCCTCGGCGCGGCCAACGTCACAGACTTCCGCCCTATGATGGGAAGCGAAGACTTCGGCCTCCTCGGTCTGGCCGCCACACCCCACATCCCGACGACCTTCTTCTGGCTGGGCGCAATGTACCCGGACCGCTTCGCCGCCGCGCAGGCCAAAGGACAACTCCTCCCCGGCATCCACACCAGCCGCTTCGAGCCCGACCCCGAGCCGACGCTCCACACGGGAGCCATCGCCCTCACCGCCGCAACGCTCGAACTCCTGAAACCCTGA
- a CDS encoding carboxymuconolactone decarboxylase family protein encodes MTAPSNNDMPQPRVTEALRFDYLTAFPEGYAKLAAWGHVINNSGVEQSLLELISMRSSTLNGCAMCLDKHSKQAIKAGETTERLFAIAAWRDSPYFTARERAALQWTDAITNIQTGHAPLAAWHEMLIHFTEAEAVQVTHAIANMNSWNRLAIAFRHRVGEK; translated from the coding sequence ATGACCGCCCCTTCAAACAATGACATGCCGCAACCCAGGGTCACAGAAGCCCTGCGCTTCGATTACCTAACCGCCTTCCCCGAGGGCTACGCCAAGCTCGCCGCCTGGGGACATGTCATCAACAACAGCGGCGTGGAACAGTCCCTGCTCGAACTCATCAGCATGCGCTCCTCCACGCTGAACGGCTGCGCCATGTGCCTCGACAAGCACAGCAAACAGGCCATCAAGGCGGGTGAAACCACCGAGCGCCTCTTCGCCATCGCCGCCTGGCGCGACTCGCCCTACTTCACCGCCCGCGAACGCGCCGCCCTGCAGTGGACCGACGCCATCACCAACATCCAGACAGGTCATGCCCCACTGGCAGCCTGGCACGAGATGCTTATCCACTTCACCGAAGCCGAAGCCGTACAGGTCACCCACGCCATCGCCAACATGAACTCCTGGAACCGCCTCGCCATCGCCTTCCGTCACCGCGTGGGAGAGAAGTAG